Proteins encoded within one genomic window of Epinephelus lanceolatus isolate andai-2023 chromosome 9, ASM4190304v1, whole genome shotgun sequence:
- the LOC117252285 gene encoding uncharacterized protein LOC117252285, which produces MNPYRDTTPHSPSDPSDISHHPPLSAASPPVIQTGQSSLRVIGYNSPHHQASSDHDEGQNLVPSPKSDRSSSPLPASDSGSSLSPRPHSGLFSISFPSRSPSAVSAHTLNPYPPPAPSPAPPPAPSSTPPPAPSPATPPSCQVSIIIPSPDLQPSPLPSLCSEDTGPDLECSICFSQFNNIFRCPKMLQCKHTFCLECLARINVKSAEPNTIQCPLCRGLTPLPTLGLPKLATNSDMLSYLPAAMQRVYSIRFQRSKGKLQVKSSSQGHRRWGQRSLTSLRSVNRSLDVGLPSPPVTGPSEASGMGGALFRLTGRPACRAFLLTSVVMMMVLLTGIIIFLLTFNDKGSE; this is translated from the exons atgaatccctacagagacacaacaccaCATTCACCTTCTGACCCTTCTGATATTTCCCATCATCCCCCTCTGTCAGCAGCGTCACCTCCAGTCATTCAGACAGGTCAGAGCTCTCTGAGAGTCATTGGCTATAACTCTCCTCACCATCAGGCCTCATCAGACCATGATGAAGGTCAAAACCTGGTCCCATCGCCAAAGTCAGACCGCTCCTCTTCGCCGCTTCCAGCTTCAGATTCAGGCTCCAGCCTCAGTCCCCGGCCTCACTCCGGCCTGTTTTCAATCTCATTTCCATCTCGAAGTCCATCTGCTGTCTCTGCTCACACACTGAACCCTTACCCTCCCCCCGCCCCTTCACCTGCCCCTCCCCCCGCCCCTTCATCCACCCCTCCCCCGGCCCCTTCCCCCGCCACTCCCCCCTCCTGCCAGGTCTCCATCATCATCCCGTCCCCAGACCTCCAACCGTCTCCCCTCCCATCTCTGTGCTCTGAGGACACCGGCCCAGACCTGGAGTGCTCCATCTGCTTCAGCCAGTTCAACAACATCTTCCGCTGTCCCAAGATGCTTCAGTGCAAGCACACCTTCTGCCTGGAGTGCCTGGCACGCATCAACGTCAAGTCAGCCGAGCCCAACACCATCCAGTGCCCGCTGTGCCGCGGCCTCACGCCTCTGCCCACCCTCGGCCTTCCCAAACTGGCCACGAACTCAGACATGTTGTCGTACCTGCCGGCCGCCATGCAGAGAGTCTACAGCATCCGCTTCCAGCGCAGCAAAGGGAAGCTGCAGGTCAAAAG CTCATCTCAAGGTCATCGGCGGTGGGGTCAGAGGTCGCTGACATCTCTTCGGTCTGTGAACCGCTCTCTGGATGTGGGGCTTCCCAGCCCGCCGGTCACGGGTCCCAGTGAGGCCAGCGGCATGGGCGGAGCTCTGTTCAGACTGACGGGCCGGCCGGCGTGCCGAGCCTTCCTCCTGACGTccgtggtgatgatgatggtgctaCTGACGGgcatcatcatcttcctcctcacctTCAATGACAAGGGCAGTGAGTGA